Proteins from a single region of Actinomycetota bacterium:
- a CDS encoding metal-sensitive transcriptional regulator, translating to MQKQQLQTRLRRIEGQVRGVARMIDEDKYCVDVVTQVAAIQAALDKVSLGLLDGHLRGCVREEIQAGGGDAKVDELLQVMDRVLRR from the coding sequence ATGCAGAAGCAGCAGCTGCAGACGCGCCTGCGCCGCATCGAGGGCCAGGTCCGCGGCGTGGCCCGCATGATCGACGAGGACAAGTACTGCGTCGACGTGGTCACCCAGGTCGCGGCCATCCAGGCCGCCCTCGACAAGGTGTCGCTGGGGCTGCTCGACGGCCACCTCCGCGGCTGCGTCCGCGAGGAGATCCAGGCCGGCGGCGGCGACGCCAAGGTCGACGAGCTGCTCCAGGTGATGGACCGGGTCCTGCGCCGCTGA
- a CDS encoding GlsB/YeaQ/YmgE family stress response membrane protein, whose protein sequence is MLGAVLLGLVAGVIARMLVPGDVFRNMSGPTSWLASIALGLAGAILGYFIFTVGLGIGDTDMFDFGGILSAIIGTVIVLLIAGFFLGRRRTSRL, encoded by the coding sequence ATGCTCGGAGCCGTGCTGCTCGGCCTCGTCGCCGGCGTGATCGCCCGGATGCTCGTCCCCGGCGACGTGTTCCGGAACATGAGCGGCCCCACGTCGTGGCTGGCGTCGATCGCCCTCGGCCTGGCCGGGGCCATCCTCGGCTACTTCATCTTCACCGTCGGCCTCGGCATCGGTGACACCGACATGTTCGACTTCGGCGGCATCCTCTCCGCCATCATCGGCACCGTGATCGTCCTCCTCATCGCCGGCTTCTTCCTCGGCCGCCGGCGCACCAGCAGACTGTGA